The following coding sequences are from one Virgibacillus necropolis window:
- a CDS encoding type I restriction endonuclease subunit R: protein MVHSFVSESELEDNLIKQLIRGESQWTYREDLHTEEELWQNFKHKLEINNKDVLNEVSLTEQEFRQIKEQLHFVNFYEAAKWLSGENGIAKVQVQREDATLGTIRLKVLNRADIAGGMSSYEVINQYQSNKRTKEDQERRFDVTLLINGLPMIHIELKNRKHSYMDGFRQIKKYLKEDKFTGIFSTVQMFVISNGTDTRYIATARDGKLNEQFLSKWVDRENQPVNNYLDFAKDVLSIPQAHKMVTQYTVLDSAKKALILLRPYQIHAIEAVKEASRRQESGYVWHTTGSGKTLTSYKVARNLLQIPSLQKTIFIVDRVDLDQQTTGSFESYAEHDVIEIDETENVNDLIKKLLSKERNVVVTTIQKLNHVMKSFDGKGDTKKSDTLRQLKIAFVVDECHRAVSPQKQQEIKEFFVRSLWYGFTGTPIFAENAKQVVGNLPRTTEEQYGRRLHEYTVKEAIYDKAVLGFQIEYKSTFSEEELDEALIQLDSEIELDDLTLTDKEARLPKRVYEHERHMLEVIQSIVNKSRKKLGFQNGVGKTNNAILTTSSIAQAQHYYDLFKRVKAGETTVQIGEKTKRTLLDFPIVAITYSISENEESSIENQEKMKEALLDYNEAFATSYTLETMRSYNRNVNDRLARKKEKFLPRSEQLDIIIVVDRLLTGFDAPCLSTLFIDRPAMKPHDLIQAFSRTNRLFDKSKKYGQIVTFQTPMIFEEKVKQALVLYSNGGENEVVAPTWEEAHETFLTAIEELREIAPTPEEIDVDGLEAAQLKKFAKAYQVLDKAFANIQVYTEYSDAQLGSDFPIQMDEIEEYHGKYVNVLEKLRQDKTGPEEIDVNIEYELESVKTDEINYEYILLLIQAFLPNTHDEKGNQPPAEKTVEEINQYLARLKKGNPTLAGLMETLWASIQANPEDYRDQHVSSLLEQMIQQTINTLVADFANTWWVQNDELAFMVANYKSNLQKQNGEAELKRTSDYEGYKNHTKNPKKRLTYWKSVRQAFDEMMIQDILPLQNR, encoded by the coding sequence ATGGTCCATTCTTTCGTGTCTGAGTCAGAATTAGAAGATAACTTAATTAAGCAATTAATTCGCGGTGAATCTCAATGGACATATCGTGAGGATTTACATACGGAAGAAGAGTTGTGGCAAAACTTTAAACATAAGCTTGAAATCAATAATAAGGACGTACTGAACGAGGTTTCTTTGACGGAACAAGAATTCCGTCAAATTAAAGAGCAGCTTCATTTCGTGAATTTCTATGAAGCTGCAAAATGGTTATCGGGTGAAAATGGCATCGCTAAAGTTCAAGTACAGCGAGAAGATGCAACACTTGGTACGATTCGTTTGAAAGTGTTAAATCGTGCCGATATTGCAGGTGGTATGTCCTCTTATGAGGTGATTAATCAATATCAAAGTAATAAACGTACAAAAGAAGATCAAGAACGACGATTTGATGTAACACTACTCATTAACGGTTTACCGATGATTCATATTGAATTGAAAAATCGTAAGCACTCTTACATGGATGGCTTTCGTCAAATTAAAAAGTATCTAAAAGAAGACAAATTCACAGGTATTTTCTCAACTGTACAGATGTTTGTCATATCGAATGGCACAGATACTCGTTATATTGCGACTGCTCGTGACGGGAAATTGAATGAACAGTTTTTAAGTAAATGGGTGGATCGTGAAAATCAGCCAGTCAATAACTACTTAGACTTTGCTAAAGATGTGTTATCCATTCCACAAGCACATAAAATGGTAACGCAATATACGGTCCTTGATAGTGCGAAAAAAGCATTGATTTTACTTCGTCCTTATCAAATCCACGCGATTGAAGCTGTAAAAGAAGCTTCAAGACGTCAAGAATCGGGTTATGTGTGGCATACAACCGGTTCTGGTAAAACATTAACATCATACAAAGTAGCACGTAATTTACTTCAAATTCCGTCCTTACAAAAAACGATTTTTATCGTGGATCGTGTCGATTTAGACCAACAAACAACTGGCTCATTCGAATCGTATGCAGAACATGATGTGATTGAGATTGATGAAACGGAGAATGTAAATGATTTAATTAAGAAGTTACTGTCCAAAGAAAGAAATGTTGTCGTGACAACGATTCAGAAGTTAAATCATGTCATGAAAAGCTTTGATGGAAAAGGTGATACAAAGAAATCCGATACTTTGCGCCAGTTGAAAATAGCGTTTGTTGTAGATGAATGTCACCGAGCAGTGTCACCTCAAAAACAACAAGAAATTAAAGAATTCTTCGTCCGTTCGTTGTGGTATGGCTTTACAGGTACGCCTATTTTCGCTGAAAATGCGAAACAGGTTGTAGGTAATCTCCCTCGTACAACAGAAGAACAATATGGACGACGACTACATGAATATACGGTCAAAGAAGCTATTTATGACAAAGCAGTGCTAGGGTTCCAAATCGAATATAAGAGTACCTTCTCAGAAGAAGAACTCGATGAAGCCTTGATTCAATTAGATAGTGAAATTGAATTAGACGACCTTACACTTACGGATAAAGAAGCACGTCTACCAAAGCGTGTGTATGAACATGAACGTCATATGTTAGAGGTCATTCAATCAATCGTTAATAAATCTCGAAAAAAACTCGGTTTCCAGAATGGTGTCGGTAAGACGAATAATGCGATTCTAACGACATCTTCGATTGCTCAGGCACAACACTATTACGACCTGTTTAAACGAGTAAAAGCAGGCGAAACAACTGTTCAGATTGGCGAGAAAACAAAACGCACTTTACTAGACTTCCCGATAGTTGCGATTACCTACTCGATTTCCGAAAATGAGGAATCCTCTATTGAGAATCAAGAGAAGATGAAAGAAGCACTTCTTGATTACAATGAAGCATTCGCTACAAGCTATACATTGGAAACGATGCGTTCATACAACCGCAACGTCAATGACCGTTTAGCACGTAAGAAAGAAAAGTTCTTACCTAGATCGGAACAATTGGATATTATCATTGTTGTGGATCGTTTATTAACAGGTTTTGATGCACCTTGTTTATCGACATTATTCATTGACCGCCCTGCAATGAAGCCACATGATTTAATTCAAGCCTTTTCACGTACAAACCGTCTGTTCGATAAGTCAAAAAAATACGGTCAAATCGTAACATTCCAAACACCTATGATTTTTGAAGAAAAAGTGAAGCAAGCACTTGTCCTTTATTCAAATGGTGGCGAAAATGAAGTAGTTGCTCCAACGTGGGAGGAAGCACACGAAACCTTCCTAACAGCAATTGAGGAATTACGTGAAATAGCCCCAACACCTGAAGAAATAGACGTAGATGGCTTAGAAGCTGCGCAATTAAAGAAATTTGCGAAAGCCTATCAAGTTTTAGATAAGGCCTTCGCGAATATTCAGGTATATACCGAGTATAGTGATGCGCAGCTTGGTTCAGATTTTCCAATCCAAATGGACGAAATAGAAGAATATCATGGCAAATATGTCAATGTATTAGAGAAGCTTCGTCAGGATAAAACAGGACCTGAAGAAATAGACGTTAATATTGAGTATGAGTTGGAATCTGTAAAAACAGACGAAATCAATTATGAATATATTTTACTTCTAATCCAAGCCTTTTTACCGAATACGCACGATGAAAAAGGGAATCAACCACCGGCTGAAAAGACAGTAGAAGAAATTAATCAGTATTTAGCAAGGTTGAAAAAAGGAAATCCAACACTTGCTGGATTAATGGAAACATTATGGGCGAGCATTCAAGCAAATCCAGAAGACTATCGCGATCAACATGTATCCTCTTTATTAGAACAAATGATACAGCAAACGATTAACACACTCGTTGCTGATTTTGCAAACACGTGGTGGGTTCAGAATGATGAATTAGCATTTATGGTCGCTAATTACAAATCAAACCTTCAAAAACAAAATGGTGAAGCTGAATTGAAGCGAACAAGTGATTATGAAGGATATAAAAATCATACTAAAAATCCTAAGAAACGATTAACGTACTGGAAATCAGTCAGACAAGCCTTTGATGAAATGATGATTCAAGATATTCTACCATTGCAAAATAGGTAG
- a CDS encoding glycine betaine ABC transporter substrate-binding protein yields the protein MRFKWKKLGLISGLSLSLIVAGCGSDDGNVQSDASVSEKMEYTITGLEPGAGQTKKNEKAISAYDSLDGWEQKLSSTGAMLSELSEAISNEEPIIITAWSPHYMFAKWDIKFLEDPKGVYGEEESGTTIARKGLKDEMPIAYTIIDRLHFEIPEIESALLKAQEKDIEEVTQEWVDENKEKVAEWTKGVETVDGTPIELVLTPWADATFTANVAKIVLEQQGFNVTLTPVDPAILFKSIATGDSDASLAPWMPITHGALYAEYEGDFEDLGPSFTGAKIGLAVPSYMDIDSIEDLQPKE from the coding sequence ATGAGATTCAAATGGAAAAAATTAGGGTTAATTTCTGGTTTATCCTTATCCCTTATTGTTGCAGGTTGCGGATCGGATGATGGAAATGTACAGTCTGATGCCAGTGTTAGTGAAAAAATGGAGTATACCATTACTGGTCTTGAGCCTGGTGCTGGACAAACTAAAAAAAATGAAAAAGCTATATCTGCATACGATAGCCTAGATGGATGGGAACAGAAACTGTCTTCAACAGGTGCAATGTTATCAGAATTAAGTGAAGCCATTTCTAATGAAGAACCAATTATTATTACTGCATGGTCTCCTCATTATATGTTTGCCAAATGGGATATAAAGTTCTTAGAAGATCCTAAAGGTGTCTATGGGGAAGAAGAATCAGGTACAACAATTGCAAGAAAAGGCCTAAAGGATGAAATGCCTATCGCTTATACAATTATTGATCGACTTCATTTTGAAATACCAGAAATAGAATCAGCCTTGTTAAAAGCCCAAGAAAAAGATATTGAAGAAGTAACACAAGAATGGGTAGATGAAAATAAGGAAAAGGTTGCAGAATGGACAAAAGGAGTAGAGACCGTAGATGGTACTCCAATAGAATTAGTTTTAACACCTTGGGCCGATGCAACTTTTACAGCAAATGTAGCTAAAATTGTATTGGAACAACAAGGTTTTAATGTCACACTTACACCAGTTGATCCAGCTATTTTGTTTAAGTCAATAGCAACAGGTGATTCTGATGCATCTCTAGCACCATGGATGCCAATAACACATGGTGCATTATATGCTGAGTATGAAGGTGATTTTGAAGATCTAGGACCGAGCTTTACAGGTGCTAAGATTGGATTAGCTGTACCATCTTATATGGACATTGACTCCATTGAGGATTTACAGCCGAAAGAATAA
- a CDS encoding carbohydrate kinase — protein sequence MDKEKQILNQLRLNPFSSQQELANKVGLSRPAVANYITNLTRRGLIKGRAYILQEESSIVCIGGANIDRKARTSQKVRLYSSNPVIVTEVCGGVARNFAENLSRLGISTSLITCVADDKEGSWLLNETKSQGVDVSQVWVFPTERTGTYTNLLDTTGKSVVSMADMNIYDQLKPEVLEEKWSQIIAAKAVLLDTNLPEESIEYMIKRLKDQKTPIFIDPVSPAKVRKLPRCLEGVVLLNPTKAEAEVLSEMTIATIDDCQEACERIVKRGVQNVIITLEGEGIYYFSGKESGHLSLYQTDVVDDTANKYVFASCVIYELMNDEPLLNACKFGLAGFYLTLKTEKTNSSYLKPEKIHEIVKEFS from the coding sequence ATGGATAAGGAAAAGCAAATTCTAAACCAGCTTCGGCTAAATCCATTTAGTTCACAGCAGGAATTGGCGAATAAGGTTGGGTTATCAAGGCCGGCAGTCGCTAATTATATAACGAATTTGACAAGACGCGGTCTGATTAAGGGACGCGCCTACATTTTGCAGGAGGAGTCATCAATCGTCTGTATCGGCGGAGCCAACATCGACAGGAAAGCACGTACAAGCCAGAAAGTTCGTTTATATTCGTCAAATCCGGTAATAGTTACAGAAGTTTGTGGTGGTGTAGCACGTAATTTCGCGGAAAATTTAAGCCGGCTTGGCATTAGTACATCACTTATAACATGTGTTGCTGACGATAAAGAAGGATCCTGGCTATTGAACGAAACAAAAAGTCAAGGGGTAGATGTTAGTCAAGTGTGGGTGTTCCCAACCGAACGGACTGGCACATACACCAACTTGCTGGATACTACTGGAAAGAGCGTTGTCTCTATGGCCGATATGAATATCTATGATCAATTAAAACCTGAGGTACTGGAAGAAAAATGGTCGCAAATTATTGCGGCAAAAGCTGTTTTACTGGACACGAACTTACCAGAAGAAAGTATCGAATATATGATAAAACGACTGAAAGATCAAAAAACACCAATATTCATTGATCCAGTATCACCTGCCAAAGTCCGCAAACTGCCACGTTGTCTGGAAGGTGTCGTATTGTTAAACCCTACAAAGGCAGAGGCAGAAGTGCTTTCAGAAATGACCATTGCCACTATTGATGATTGTCAGGAAGCTTGTGAACGGATAGTTAAGCGTGGTGTGCAAAATGTTATTATTACTTTAGAAGGTGAGGGAATTTATTATTTTTCCGGAAAAGAATCCGGACATCTTTCTCTATATCAAACAGATGTGGTTGACGATACGGCTAATAAATATGTGTTTGCTTCCTGTGTCATTTACGAATTGATGAATGATGAACCGCTACTGAACGCATGCAAATTTGGTCTTGCCGGTTTTTATTTAACATTAAAAACAGAAAAAACTAATTCCTCCTATTTGAAACCAGAGAAAATTCATGAGATAGTGAAGGAATTTTCTTAG
- a CDS encoding SDR family NAD(P)-dependent oxidoreductase: MTGGAKGLGRGIALDFAEIGASVVIADVDTDAGERCVREIADLGGKGLFVHTDVSSKDDVERLFEQAHNFQGGIDVLVNNAGIAHGPHSERHFLETDPDMWDNLMNVNLRGLYLCSQLAAKAMVRQGDGGSIINMSSGGATRAHRNRVAYDATKGAIEAATRAMALDLAPRQIRVNAVMPGVFLVENRTAVGGESSPADLIPLGRLGIPEDVAHATRFLASPEASYITGHVLVVDGGITAQLRPPSLDADVALPINQIEKKIGNHA, encoded by the coding sequence GTGACCGGTGGTGCAAAGGGACTCGGTCGAGGTATTGCCCTAGATTTTGCTGAAATAGGTGCTTCGGTAGTTATCGCGGACGTTGATACAGACGCCGGCGAGAGATGTGTGCGGGAAATCGCCGACTTGGGGGGGAAAGGCCTTTTCGTACATACGGATGTCTCGTCAAAAGACGATGTAGAAAGGCTTTTTGAGCAAGCCCATAATTTCCAAGGCGGTATTGACGTGCTGGTTAACAATGCGGGCATCGCCCACGGACCACACTCGGAACGACACTTTCTCGAAACAGACCCCGACATGTGGGATAACCTTATGAATGTGAATCTTCGTGGACTTTATCTCTGCAGTCAGTTGGCTGCCAAAGCCATGGTCCGCCAAGGCGATGGAGGATCCATCATCAATATGAGCTCTGGAGGGGCTACACGGGCACATCGAAATCGTGTCGCTTATGATGCGACTAAAGGCGCGATTGAGGCTGCTACCCGAGCAATGGCGCTCGACCTAGCTCCGCGGCAAATTCGGGTTAATGCTGTGATGCCGGGCGTCTTCTTGGTCGAAAACCGAACTGCTGTCGGGGGAGAGTCCTCGCCCGCTGATCTTATCCCACTTGGAAGGCTTGGAATTCCCGAAGACGTAGCGCACGCTACTCGCTTCTTAGCTTCACCGGAAGCTTCATATATTACAGGTCATGTCCTAGTTGTCGATGGGGGAATCACAGCGCAACTCCGACCACCTAGTTTGGATGCGGATGTTGCACTGCCAATAAATCAGATTGAAAAAAAGATTGGGAATCATGCATAG
- a CDS encoding Eco57I restriction-modification methylase domain-containing protein, with protein MIGIDNLVSKFDEHQDNYRSNSYNEAQLRKEFIDPFFSILGWDVINKQGYAQNYKEVIHEDSIKIGQINKAPDYCFRYGGARKFFVETKRPLINIKESSSAAYQLRRYGWSANLPLCILTNFEEFSVYNCTIKPQKNDRASIARVHYFKYKDYSTKWNKISSMFSKESIPKGLFDKLIESAKDKHGEDTVDKAFLLQIENWRLMLAKNIYQNNSNIDQTQLNFSVQVTLNRIIFLRICEGRNIEKYGSLKELQNKNKVYPKLLKLFRKADKRYNSGIFHFEKNKYILSMPDYLTPNIKIDDNVINTILKELYFPDSPYEFSVIPSFILGQVYEQFLGKRIKISDNRIQVEDKPEIKKTGGVYYTTSNIVNIMVDLTLKEQLLNQKVPNINENKDNSSPFTIIDPACGSGSFLIIVYDYLLNWYLNYYQNNNPEEIAKSNSPQIYKDTKNEWRLTLSEKKRILTTHIYGVDIDPQAVEVAKMSLLLKVIEGETEESLITVTDRLLPSLEKNIKCGNAIIDTNFYTQYPMDKNERHRINVFNWKEEFPEIFNENTSGFDLVIGNPPWISLSGKFGVDVYSDNEIEYLIKKYNGNPTIPNLYEYFVSKGLSIMKNGGYFSFIVPDRLGFNDQFIELRKEILQTKKLNNLIYRIPFPGITADTLIFTITNEIAKSEHYTTIEIDGDSKVNILQSELLKNDKYKFECYKNKETMKLINKVWNGENIRLVSDIFQVTSGFGGKSKLIQVEKTSQNQISIVKGDSVQRYMTKQNYWFEFKAENLTGRTKDKNKLGANPKILIRKTGNKIIANVDYSGIFPEQSLYFLFDNNTQLDYKYYLGVLNSSLITFYVQNRLLTNKNSMPQLKTNDLKQIPLHVKELNDNHFAIMHNEIVDNVDKLIDLYKNQISTITSHELNVNRRIIKSYETRIDEIVYELYGITEEELMLINF; from the coding sequence ATGATAGGTATTGACAACTTAGTTTCTAAATTCGATGAGCATCAAGATAATTACCGCTCTAATAGTTATAACGAGGCACAGTTACGCAAAGAATTTATTGACCCATTTTTTTCGATTCTAGGTTGGGACGTAATCAACAAACAAGGATATGCACAAAATTATAAAGAGGTTATCCATGAAGACAGCATTAAGATAGGACAAATAAATAAAGCACCTGATTATTGTTTTAGATATGGAGGAGCAAGGAAGTTTTTTGTAGAAACAAAAAGGCCACTAATAAATATTAAAGAAAGCAGCTCTGCAGCATACCAACTAAGGAGGTATGGTTGGTCAGCTAATTTACCTTTATGCATACTAACGAACTTTGAAGAATTTTCAGTTTACAATTGCACTATAAAACCTCAAAAGAACGACAGAGCCTCAATAGCAAGGGTTCATTACTTTAAATATAAAGATTACTCAACTAAATGGAACAAAATCTCTTCAATGTTTTCAAAAGAATCTATACCAAAGGGTCTTTTTGATAAGTTAATAGAATCTGCTAAAGACAAGCACGGGGAAGATACGGTTGATAAGGCTTTCCTTCTTCAAATTGAAAATTGGAGACTTATGTTGGCCAAAAACATCTATCAGAATAATTCTAATATTGATCAAACTCAACTTAATTTTTCAGTACAAGTAACTCTTAATAGAATTATCTTTCTTCGAATTTGTGAGGGCCGAAATATTGAGAAATATGGGTCACTAAAAGAATTACAAAATAAGAATAAAGTATATCCAAAACTTCTGAAGTTATTTAGGAAGGCAGATAAACGGTACAACTCAGGTATCTTTCATTTTGAGAAAAACAAGTACATCTTAAGTATGCCTGACTATTTAACGCCAAATATTAAAATTGATGATAATGTTATTAACACTATTTTAAAAGAATTATATTTTCCAGACAGCCCCTACGAATTTTCAGTTATCCCCTCTTTTATTTTAGGTCAAGTTTATGAACAGTTTTTAGGAAAAAGAATAAAGATTAGTGATAATAGAATTCAAGTTGAAGACAAACCAGAAATAAAAAAGACTGGAGGTGTATATTATACAACATCAAATATTGTTAATATAATGGTTGATTTAACCTTAAAGGAACAACTATTGAACCAAAAAGTTCCGAATATTAATGAAAATAAAGATAATTCATCCCCCTTTACTATTATAGATCCTGCATGTGGATCTGGTTCCTTTCTAATTATTGTTTATGATTATCTATTAAACTGGTACCTAAACTATTATCAAAATAATAACCCAGAAGAGATAGCCAAAAGTAATAGCCCTCAAATTTACAAGGACACAAAAAATGAATGGCGATTGACTTTATCTGAAAAGAAAAGAATATTAACCACTCATATATATGGAGTTGATATTGATCCCCAAGCAGTAGAAGTAGCAAAGATGTCACTACTTCTTAAAGTTATTGAAGGAGAGACAGAAGAGAGCCTCATTACTGTAACCGATAGACTGCTACCTAGTTTAGAAAAAAATATAAAATGTGGTAACGCAATAATCGATACAAACTTCTATACTCAATACCCTATGGATAAAAACGAAAGACACAGAATAAATGTATTTAATTGGAAAGAGGAATTCCCTGAAATCTTTAATGAAAATACTAGTGGATTTGATTTAGTAATTGGTAACCCACCCTGGATATCGCTTTCAGGTAAATTTGGGGTTGATGTATATAGTGATAACGAGATTGAATATTTAATAAAAAAATATAATGGTAATCCAACAATACCAAATTTGTATGAATATTTTGTTTCAAAAGGACTTTCAATCATGAAAAATGGTGGATATTTTTCATTTATAGTGCCTGATAGATTAGGTTTCAATGATCAATTTATAGAACTAAGAAAAGAAATACTACAAACCAAAAAATTAAATAATTTAATATATCGCATTCCATTCCCTGGTATCACAGCAGATACCCTTATTTTTACAATCACAAATGAAATAGCAAAAAGCGAACATTACACAACCATAGAGATCGATGGAGATAGTAAGGTCAATATATTGCAAAGTGAACTTTTAAAAAATGATAAATATAAATTTGAATGTTATAAAAATAAAGAAACAATGAAGCTAATAAATAAAGTATGGAATGGAGAGAATATTAGGTTAGTTTCTGATATTTTTCAGGTAACGTCTGGGTTTGGCGGTAAGTCAAAATTAATACAAGTTGAAAAAACATCTCAAAATCAAATTTCAATAGTTAAAGGGGACTCAGTTCAGAGATATATGACAAAACAAAATTATTGGTTTGAATTTAAAGCTGAAAACCTAACAGGACGGACAAAAGACAAAAACAAACTTGGTGCAAACCCTAAGATTCTTATCCGTAAGACCGGAAACAAAATAATTGCAAATGTTGATTATTCTGGTATTTTCCCAGAACAGTCTTTATATTTTCTTTTTGATAATAATACACAGTTGGATTATAAATATTACCTTGGTGTATTAAATTCATCACTAATAACATTTTATGTTCAAAATCGTCTTTTAACTAATAAAAATAGTATGCCGCAGCTTAAAACAAATGATCTTAAACAAATACCATTGCATGTAAAAGAATTAAATGATAACCATTTTGCAATAATGCATAATGAAATAGTTGATAATGTTGATAAGTTGATAGACTTATATAAAAACCAAATAAGTACCATTACAAGTCATGAACTTAATGTTAATAGAAGAATAATAAAATCATATGAAACTCGAATTGATGAAATTGTATATGAATTATATGGAATTACGGAAGAAGAGTTAATGTTAATCAACTTTTAA
- a CDS encoding BtpA/SgcQ family protein — MTVLNDVFGVEKPVLGMVHLEALPGSPLYNGNLDQVLESALRDARSLKKSGANAVIIENFNDYPFYPDTMEPETVASLTMIAHEIRKEVDLPMGINILRNSWKAALAIAGVVGAEFIRLNILTDAYITDQGFINAEAHLVMRYRKHLGLENVKVFADIQTKHAAPLAPRPLGVLARDTAYRGMADALILAGEESADPPSVENLKAVREAVPDVPIIIGSGMKVETANLLKYADGAVFGYGSKIDDIMTNPVDEEKTRRFCEGVDKERQSSKETFTV, encoded by the coding sequence TTGACAGTATTAAATGATGTTTTTGGTGTAGAAAAACCAGTATTAGGTATGGTTCATTTAGAAGCTCTACCTGGTTCACCTCTATATAATGGGAATCTAGATCAAGTTTTGGAATCTGCTCTACGAGATGCACGAAGTTTAAAAAAGAGTGGGGCCAATGCCGTTATAATAGAAAACTTCAACGATTATCCTTTTTACCCTGATACGATGGAACCTGAAACTGTGGCATCGCTGACAATGATAGCTCACGAAATTCGTAAGGAAGTCGATCTTCCTATGGGTATTAATATACTAAGAAATTCTTGGAAAGCTGCGTTAGCGATAGCTGGGGTGGTTGGAGCTGAGTTTATTAGGCTTAATATACTTACTGATGCGTATATAACTGACCAAGGTTTTATCAATGCTGAAGCCCACTTAGTAATGAGGTATAGAAAACATCTTGGTCTAGAGAATGTCAAGGTCTTCGCAGATATTCAAACAAAACATGCTGCTCCATTAGCGCCTCGACCTTTGGGGGTTTTGGCACGAGATACAGCTTATCGTGGAATGGCTGACGCACTGATCTTGGCCGGAGAGGAATCGGCAGATCCTCCATCAGTAGAAAACTTAAAGGCAGTTAGAGAAGCAGTGCCTGATGTGCCTATAATTATTGGAAGTGGAATGAAAGTCGAGACCGCAAATCTTCTTAAATATGCTGATGGGGCAGTTTTTGGATATGGTTCCAAGATTGACGATATAATGACAAATCCAGTTGACGAAGAAAAAACGCGTCGTTTTTGTGAAGGGGTAGATAAGGAAAGACAAAGTAGCAAAGAAACTTTCACAGTTTAA
- a CDS encoding MBL fold metallo-hydrolase: MFDYNIFVQGFPGKSSTHGGLGWSTISLLSQNDQNIIIDVGSFGVRKLLLRRLHDKGLSPDDITMVLLTHTHWDHCVNWTLFPNATIVVGRVDMNWALNEPLGESDVPELYVKELNRSPQTRLVDHLEEVVPGIVAHQTKGHTPGHMAYSVDNGDYDLLFSGDAAKNRTELLSGNVDMTLNLSESQNSIDYLWSLWMRKTGSILVPGHDIPMKLINGKSLYLYKREADLQCWFSDTLGDYTTIVLE; encoded by the coding sequence ATGTTTGACTACAACATATTTGTCCAAGGATTTCCTGGAAAGTCTTCAACCCATGGAGGGCTTGGATGGAGTACAATTTCCCTGTTATCCCAAAATGACCAGAATATTATTATTGATGTCGGCAGTTTTGGTGTTAGGAAACTTCTATTAAGAAGACTGCATGACAAAGGTTTATCTCCCGATGATATAACAATGGTTCTATTGACCCATACGCATTGGGATCATTGTGTAAATTGGACTTTGTTTCCTAATGCAACCATTGTAGTGGGTCGAGTGGATATGAATTGGGCCTTAAATGAACCACTCGGAGAATCGGACGTACCTGAACTGTATGTTAAGGAATTAAATCGTTCTCCTCAAACAAGGTTAGTTGACCATCTTGAAGAAGTTGTTCCTGGTATTGTTGCTCATCAAACTAAAGGCCATACACCAGGTCACATGGCATACAGTGTAGATAATGGTGATTATGATTTGTTATTTAGTGGTGATGCAGCTAAAAATAGGACTGAACTTTTATCAGGCAATGTAGACATGACGTTAAACTTGTCAGAAAGTCAAAACTCAATTGATTACTTATGGAGTTTATGGATGAGAAAGACAGGCAGTATTTTGGTACCTGGACACGATATACCGATGAAACTTATTAACGGGAAGTCACTTTATCTCTATAAAAGGGAAGCTGATTTACAATGTTGGTTTTCTGATACGTTAGGCGATTACACTACTATAGTATTGGAATAG
- a CDS encoding recombinase family protein, with protein sequence MERQTLTVKEVANYLGVHTDTIYAMVHGKQIPHLKIGNRILFTNKGCSMIYKDKFTGTKKERPEFVKLLEELRQGDTLVVTKLDRFAQSTADGINTVKELFERGVKVHVLNMGLVEDTPTGRLILSVMLAFAEFETDMIVERTREGKAIAKQKPDFRGGRPKKFSKKHMEDALSLLKNHSYKEVEECTVILKSILIREKKEKGLL encoded by the coding sequence TTGGAACGGCAAACACTAACAGTAAAAGAGGTCGCAAATTACCTTGGGGTTCATACGGATACCATTTATGCGATGGTTCATGGAAAACAGATTCCACATTTAAAGATTGGAAATCGGATTTTGTTTACGAACAAAGGCTGCAGCATGATTTACAAGGATAAATTTACCGGAACCAAAAAAGAACGTCCTGAATTTGTAAAGCTACTAGAAGAGTTAAGGCAAGGTGACACCTTGGTAGTAACAAAATTAGACCGATTCGCCCAATCAACAGCTGACGGGATCAATACAGTGAAAGAACTGTTTGAAAGAGGAGTAAAAGTCCATGTCTTGAATATGGGTCTTGTAGAAGATACACCTACAGGAAGATTAATTTTGAGTGTCATGCTTGCCTTTGCGGAATTTGAAACAGATATGATTGTAGAGCGAACGCGCGAAGGTAAAGCGATAGCAAAGCAAAAACCTGATTTCAGGGGAGGAAGACCAAAAAAATTCAGTAAGAAACATATGGAAGATGCCCTTTCCTTATTGAAAAATCATTCCTATAAGGAAGTAGAGGAATGTACTGTCATTTTAAAAAGCATATTGATAAGAGAGAAGAAGGAAAAAGGTTTATTGTAA